A DNA window from Ctenopharyngodon idella isolate HZGC_01 chromosome 8, HZGC01, whole genome shotgun sequence contains the following coding sequences:
- the LOC127517881 gene encoding protocadherin-15-like: MEWSPAHIPTTEGEQALDNLFSFYEDCIVEEDSLSLLSPLVPSSPELSVSLLVPSSPELSVSPLVPSSLELSISPLVPSSPELSVSPLVPSSLELSVSPLVPSSPVSPVFPPNLPLPPPLLLPFSSSAQSPLSHAGTSVSPLPALCGVDPPWASRSTAPSGCLDPLAPPLASDPVSPPWLVVQTPPPWLLPPLGSAWDHRPFGYTGLPRTSGYTLVGCCHAFATDLRVVCCATPLHPYGSVWLRPPSGSASVLCRSGSTSDLWHPGSSSRNRRHVSLAASEACGVVSGRRPSICALGSFSIGSVSISHPHGFVEEVNTMAPPSLDSAVDHHPG; encoded by the coding sequence ATGGAGTGGAGCCCCGCCCACATTCCCACGACAGAGGGTGAGCAAGCGCTGgacaatttgttttctttttacgAGGACTGTATTGTAGAGGAGGATTCCCTGAGTCTCCTTTCCCCGCTGGTTCCATCCAGCCCAGAACTATCCGTCTCCCTGCTGGTTCCGTCCAGCCCAGAACTGTCTGTCTCCCCGCTGGTTCCGTCCAGCCTAGAACTGTCCATCTCCCCGCTGGTTCCGTCCAGCCCAGAACTGTCCGTCTCCCCGCTGGTTCCGTCCAGCCTAGAACTGTCCGTCTCCCCACTGGTTCCGTCCAGCCCTGTGTCTCCGGTGTTCCCTCCCAACCTCCCTCTCCCGCCTCCTCTCCTGCTGCCATTCAGTTCCTCTGCCCAGTCACCGCTGTCTCACGCTGGCACCTCAGTTTCTCCTCTACCAGCCCTCTGTGGTGTGGATCCACCTTGGGCCAGCCGTTCAACAGCGCCGTCTGGATGCCTGGACCCCTTAGCTCCGCCTCTTGCCTCCGATCCAGTCTCTCCACCTTGGCTTGTCGTCCAGACTCCTCCGCCATGGCTCCTTCCCCCCCTCGGCTCCGCCTGGGACCATCGGCCATTCGGCTACACCGGGCTCCCTCGAACCTCCGGCTACACCTTGGTCGGATGTTGCCACGCCTTCGCCACGGACTTACGAGTCGTCTGCTGCGCGACGCCTCTCCACCCCTACGGCTCCGTCTGGCTCCGCCCTCCCTCCGGTTCCGCCTCGGTCCTCTGTCGCTCCGGTTCCACCTCAGACCTCTGGCACCCCGGCTCCTCCTCAAGGAATCGTCGCCACGTCTCCCTTGCGGCCTCCGAAGCCTGCGGTGTCGTGTCTGGTCGTCGGCCATCCATCTGCGCTCTGGGCTCCTTCTCCATCGGCTCCGTCTCCATCAGTCATCCCCACGGTTTCGTTGAGGAGGTTaacaccatggctcctccctccctcgactCCGCCGTGGATCACCATCCTGGCTGA